The genomic window AGCCGCCTCTTCCGGGAGCACGCGCAGGCCGTGTACGGCCATGCCGCGCGGCTCACGGCGGACCGGAACACGGCCGAGGACGTGGTCTCGCTGACCTTCCTGGAAGCCTGGAGGCTGCGCGAGAAGCTGCTGTCGGACGCCGAGTTGGCCGAGATCGCCAAGGGGGCCGGGGCGGACGGCTTCGACGACGGCGAGGGAGACGGCGGCGGCCAGGGCGACGGCTGCCCGCGCGAGAGCGGTCCGGGCGAGAGCGGTCCGGGCGACAGCAGTCTGCGCGCCTGGCTGTTCGGCATCGCCACCAACGTGCTCCGCAACACCCGCCGCGCCGCCCGGCGGCACAGCGCCGCCCTCGCCCGGCTCCCGGAACGCCACGCCGAAAGCGCGACCGTGCCCGACTTCGCCGACGAACTGGTCGGCCGTATGGAGGACTCCGACCGGCTCGCCGCCGCCCACGCGGCCCTCGCCAAGCTCCGCCGCCGCGAGCGCGAGGTGTTCGCGCTGTGCGTCTGGTCGGGCCTGAGCTATGCGGCCGCCGCCGAAGCCCTGGACGTGCCCGTCAGCACCGTACGGTCGCGGCTCGCCCGTGCCCGGCAACGCCTGCGCGGCCTCGCGGAGGCGGAACTCGCGCGGCAACTCGTACGGCGCGAAAGAACGAGACCTCTCCCCGGCGGCGGACAGACACCTGTCGGCCGCACCGAGGCGGCCAGGTCGGCACAGGCAGAGGCAGAGGCACAGGAGAGACTCCGATGAACCCCGTGGAACGAGAAGAACTGGCACGGCTGCTGCCCAGCCCGGGTGACCCGCTCCTGTCGGACGACCGTCTGACGCGACTGGAGGACCACCTCATGCAGGAGATCACCGGAGAGGCCACCGTACGGATCACCGGGGC from Streptomyces sp. DSM 40750 includes these protein-coding regions:
- a CDS encoding RNA polymerase sigma factor, whose amino-acid sequence is MELSLRARVRDGDPEAFSRLFREHAQAVYGHAARLTADRNTAEDVVSLTFLEAWRLREKLLSDAELAEIAKGAGADGFDDGEGDGGGQGDGCPRESGPGESGPGDSSLRAWLFGIATNVLRNTRRAARRHSAALARLPERHAESATVPDFADELVGRMEDSDRLAAAHAALAKLRRREREVFALCVWSGLSYAAAAEALDVPVSTVRSRLARARQRLRGLAEAELARQLVRRERTRPLPGGGQTPVGRTEAARSAQAEAEAQERLR